The Argopecten irradians isolate NY chromosome 6, Ai_NY, whole genome shotgun sequence genome has a window encoding:
- the LOC138326281 gene encoding beta-1,3-galactosyltransferase brn-like, producing the protein MRFRRSTYRRSLRVILLMFTMYLYYSLRLDQDQKRFLYCLNFKQNHPMREYLPFRMFHYPLDIDFQKLEENAKYGKVNIQPINVFQYSYNGPIEEICDSTENIFLLFIIKSAPGNVDRRKAIRETWTNAAYVDHYVIRHVFLLAGTTNQTIYDSVSQEKQIYNDIVEMTFIDNYYRSADKTTGGINWCVQHCPTAKFVSFVDDDFYVATDLVLEYLEGIPQDIYRSLFVGRLGYRDPQRCPEDKWFMSIKDYKFDLYPPFVSGGAVLMSMEFVKRLHIAIPYTKPFKFDDVFLAIVVYKLGVSPIHHPQIHISPIISYKDADKFQTVLMSHGYEDPNELRTAWYFHQNPDQLMRHSSQAYNETLF; encoded by the coding sequence ATGAGGTTCCGCCGTTCAACATACCGTAGGTCACTACGCGTAATTCTTTTGATGTTCACTATGTATTTGTATTATTCCCTGAGACTGGATCAGGACCAGAAGAGGTTTTTATACTGTCTTAATTTCAAACAGAACCACCCAATGAGGGAGTACTTACCCTTTCGAATGTTCCATTACCCTCTTGATATCGACTTCCAAAAACTAGAGGAAAACGCCAAATATGGTAAAGTAAACATTCAACCAATCAACGTCTTTCAATACTCTTATAATGGACCAATTGAGGAGATTTGTGATTCAACAGAGAACATTTTCCTGCTATTTATAATTAAGTCTGCGCCTGGGAATGTCGATCGACGGAAAGCTATTCGAGAAACATGGACCAATGCAGCATACGTTGATCATTATGTTATTCGACATGTGTTTTTGCTGGCTGGAACAACAAACCAGACAATATATGATAGTGTTTCtcaagaaaaacaaatttataacGATATTGTAGAAATGACTTTTATAGACAATTACTACCGTAGCGCTGATAAAACCACAGGAGGAATCAACTGGTGTGTCCAGCATTGTCCTACAGCTAAGTTCGTATCGTTTGTAGATGATGATTTCTACGTAGCGACCGACTTGGTGTTGGAGTACCTGGAGGGGATACCGCAGGATATATATCGGTCTTTATTTGTGGGGAGGTTAGGGTATCGGGATCCACAGAGATGCCCGGAAGATAAGTGGTTCATGTCTATCAAAGATTACAAATTTGACTTATATCCTCCCTTTGTCAGTGGCGGGGCTGTTCTCATGTCAATGGAATTCGTTAAGAGACTCCACATCGCTATTCCTTATACCAAACCATTCAAGTTTGATGATGTCTTCCTTGCCATCGTTGTCTATAAACTTGGCGTCTCACCGATCCATCATCCACAAATCCACATTTCGCCAATAATATCCTACAAAGATGCAGACAAGTTTCAAACCGTGTTGATGTCTCATGGCTACGAGGACCCGAATGAGTTACGAACCGCCTGGTATTTCCACCAAAATCCTGATCAGTTAATGAGACATAGTAGTCAGGCATATAACGAAACTTTGTTTTGA
- the LOC138326282 gene encoding beta-1,3-galactosyltransferase brn-like — translation MKFQRLKKIRLLLVCLLMFTFYLIPNGDQRRNLYCIYFKQNILMREYLPFRVFHYPLDIDFQKLEEDAKYGKANIRPINVFPYSYKSPLRDICDSTENIFLLFMIKSAPGNVDRRKVIRETWANKTYFSNYGIRNVFLLAETSNETIYDSVSQEKQIYHDIIEMNFVDDYYRSADKVTGGINWSVQYCPTAKFVSFVDDDFYVATDLVLEYLEGLPQDIYRSLFVGRLGHREPQRCQDDKWFMSIKDYKFDLYPPFVSGGAVLMSMEFVKRLHIAIPYTKPFKFDDVFLAIVVYKLGVSPIHHPEIHITPVSYKDVDKFQTVLMSHGYGDPNELRTAWYFHQHPDQLQKLSSKETD, via the coding sequence ATGAAATTCCAACGTTTAAAGAAAATTAGATTACTACTCGTATGTCTGTTGATGTTCACTTTTTACCTGATACCAAATGGAGACCAGCGGAGGAACCTTTACtgtatttatttcaaacaaaacattCTAATGAGGGAGTACTTACCCTTTCGAGTGTTTCATTACCCTCTTGATATCGACTTCCAAAAACTAGAGGAAGACGCCAAATATGGTAAAGCAAATATTCGACCAATCAACGTCTTTCCATACTCTTATAAAAGTCCACTTCGTGATATTTGTGATTCAACAGAGAACATTTTCCTGTTATTTATGATTAAGTCTGCGCCTGGGAATGTCGATCGACGGAAAGTTATTCGAGAAACATGGGCAAATAAAACATACTTTAGCAACTATGGTATTCGGAATGTATTCTTGCTGGCTGAAACATCAAACGAGACAATATACGATAGTGTTTCTCAAGAGAAACAAATATATCACGATATAATAGAGATGAACTTTGTAGATGACTACTACCGTAGCGCCGATAAGGTAACAGGAGGAATCAACTGGAGTGTCCAGTATTGTCCGACAGCTAAGTTCGTATCGTTTGTAGATGATGATTTCTACGTAGCGACCGACTTGGTGTTGGAGTACCTGGAAGGGTTACCGCAAGATATATATCGGTCTTTATTTGTGGGGAGATTGGGGCACCGGGAACCACAAAGGTGTCAAGATGATAAGTGGTTCATGTCTATTAAAGATTACAAATTCGACTTATATCCTCCCTTTGTCAGTGGCGGGGCCGTTCTTATGTCAATGGAATTCGTTAAGAGACTCCACATCGCTATTCCCTATACCAAACCATTCAAATTTGATGATGTCTTCCTTGCCATCGTTGTCTATAAACTAGGTGTCTCACCGATCCATCATCCAGAAATCCATATTACGCCTGTCTCCTACAAAGACGTAGACAAGTTTCAAACCGTGTTGATGTCTCACGGCTACGGGGACCCGAATGAGTTACGAACCGCCTGGTATTTCCACCAACATCCTGATCAGCTACAGAAACTTAGTAGTAAGGAAACAGATTGA